A single window of Deltaproteobacteria bacterium DNA harbors:
- the spoVG gene encoding septation regulator SpoVG, producing MVITEVKVFPVNEDRLKAYVSITIDDCFVVRDLKIIEGTGGLFVAMPSKKRKDGQFKDIAHPLNQETRAHIEKMVFEAYEKEITSMSSSLEAVRRKYDD from the coding sequence ATGGTTATCACCGAGGTGAAGGTATTTCCCGTAAACGAAGATCGCTTGAAGGCGTACGTCTCGATCACCATCGATGACTGCTTTGTCGTGCGCGATCTTAAAATCATCGAAGGCACCGGCGGACTCTTCGTTGCGATGCCGTCTAAGAAGCGCAAAGACGGTCAGTTTAAAGATATCGCTCATCCTTTGAATCAAGAGACCCGTGCACACATCGAAAAGATGGTGTTCGAGGCTTACGAAAAAGAGATCACGTCTATGTCTAGTTCGTTAGAGGCGGTTCGCCGCAAATACGACGACTAG